The sequence GAGTGGGACTCGCTCATGCAGATTTCACTGGTGATCGCCATCGAGCAGAAGTTTCGGGTGCGATTCCGCGTTGGCGAAGTTGAAGCGGCCCGGAATCTGGGCGAGTTCGCCGATTTGATCGCGAAGCGGATTGAGGCATAGGAGCTGCACGCTGCAAGCTTGTCGAGGCGGGGCGAACGAGTTGCGCAGTCCGCTTCATTTCAATTTTTGGCGCTCTTGTTGTGTGGGTCGAAGACGCGGAGCTGGTGCACGAGGCCCCTGATCCACCCCGCCCCCCTTTGAATGTCAAACTGAAGTTGACGAGGGTGACTTCTCCAACAGCAGAATTAATCTCTTTTATTTAATTATTTTTATGGTTTAATATTATTATCACGAGCACTACCGCAGCCGGCTGACGCTGCAACCGGCACCGGTCGGCCGACGAATCTAGGTCGTCGCCAAGTACGCTGACTAGCCCGGGAGAGAACCAACGTGGCTACCACCACCACTCTGTTCACCACCCAGACACCCTCCATCACCAATGCCAGCGACGGCACCGGGGCGGATTATGAGCTGGGGATGCGCTTCACCGCCGACACGTCCGGCGTGATCCAGGCAATCCGCTACTACAAGGCCTCCAACGAAACCGGCACCCATATCGGCCACATCTGGTCGGCCACCGGCCAGGAGCTGGCAACGGTCACGTTCACCAACGAAGGCGCATCGGGCTGGCAGCAGCAGGCCCTCGCGACGCCCCTCACCATCGCGGCCGGCACGACCTACGTGGTCTCGGTCAACATCAACAGCTACTACGTCTCCACGACCCAGGGCTTCGCCTCCGGTATCAGCAACGGCGGCCTGAACGCTCCGGTCGGAGCAGGCGTCTTCGACTACACCGCGGGCGTCTTCCCCACCGCCGCCTATCAGAATGCAAACTATTTCCGCGACGTCGTGTTCGCTGCGGGCTCATCGACGCCCAACAATCACCCCGGTACAGTGAGCGTCAGCGGGACGCCGACGCAGAACCAGACCTTGACCGCGACCGTGACCGATGCCGATGGCGTGCCGGCCGCCGTCACCTATCAGTGGCAGCAAAGCACGGACGGCACCACATGGAGCAACATCACCGGTGCGACGGCGAGCACACTGACCCTCGCGCAGGCCCAGGTCGGCAGCTTCATACGTGCCACC comes from Bradyrhizobium diazoefficiens and encodes:
- a CDS encoding acyl carrier protein; the protein is MKQAEVLAKMQEVFDGIFLEKVAAKPELSPADVEEWDSLMQISLVIAIEQKFRVRFRVGEVEAARNLGEFADLIAKRIEA